Part of the Lolium rigidum isolate FL_2022 chromosome 6, APGP_CSIRO_Lrig_0.1, whole genome shotgun sequence genome, AGTTTATCCATTCAGACGTCTCCTCAGTGCTCCTCATGATCTTAAAGGTGTTAGCCCTGTCTCCTGAGTTTTGCTTCTGTTCCGATGCTGTACATGACATTGATTGAGTTCTTCATTAAATTTATTTAGGGCTAGCTGCTTCCCTATAATGTTCTGTTACCTGATGGTCCTTAATGCAAAGTAGGTGCAAATACTAAAACATGAGAAGCGAGGATGCTTGATTTGTAACTTGCAAGTGTTAGTCACTTTGTTTTATTACTACAGTTCTATTTCTGTGCATACCATGCCTAACCTGTCACCTCTTGTATTCTGTACATCTATGTATTCGTGATGGTTCATGATGGTGTTAGGTTCATGATGGTGTTTTTTGCTGTATGCTTTCGTGTGTCACACGGAAGCCAATATGGCACAAGATGAACCAAGACAGATAGAGATATTTTAAAATTCTTACATATAGGAGGTTAGTGTTTAATCCATCAAAAGCTTCGGAAATTCCCACTGTTGGCACATGTATAATTTGTGGGTCGAGAACATACCGAAATTTTGGCATATGTCTATATGAAGCACCCTTGGAAATTAGCTCATGTGTCCGCTCATGCTCCTGTATGAATTCATATTTGGTTTTGCAAGCTTTCAAATTCGCTAGTTTCTGCCTAGTTTTATTTATGTGCATATTATGCATAATTTTTCACATCTGAGGAGGTACCTTTGTCTTTTTGAAGTGTAAACCTCCTACCTGTCATGCTTTATCTATATAAAACATACATGCCGACGTGCTTCTTGTTAGTTTTTTTGCCAAGTATTTTAAGGTTTTCCTGTTAACACTTGACAGTGTAATTTCCTAAATTAATTTGGCCGTACATTTGTGTGCTAAAAAATGTGATGGTTGTTCCACCAAGGATCACCTTGGTACTATTGTGGCAATGTGTAGTTCAGAGGTTCTATTTATTATTTTGGACATGCAATTAATGAAATAGAAGAAACGTTTTATTTATTCTTTTGTTGTACCATCCTTATGTGTGTTATTTGCCCAATGACATGCTTGTTTGTTTTATCCAGGTATTAGAGGTCTTGTCCTCCTCCTCAGAACTGGCAGATCTTCTATATAAAGTGGATGTCGCCTATCACTCTAGACCGTCATGTTCTTCAGAATCAGATGATGTAGTGAAGTTTGTGCCATCAATCCGTGAACAGCTAAAGGTGGGTTACAATTCAGCTTTGATCTGTTGTTTGAATTTGATTGTATGATGAAGTTGCCATGCCAAATATTTTGTATAATCTGTGTGGTCTGTTTCAGGACTGGGAGGATGGTTTGACAGAAACTGATGCAGATGGGTCTTTCTTGCATGAGAATAGGAACTCTGATCTAAGACTTTTCAGTTCTGGTGAGGATGGTGCTTATCATCTGCTTCAGGTACACACATTCTGTTGTATGATTAGTAATTTAGCTTATTTAGTCCTAGTCATAACCATGACACTTGATTGAATATCCAGTGGGTGTCAGTTAGTATATTACTGAATAGTACTGGAGTTTACTGCTGGACAGATCAAACTTAGTTATAGAATTGTCATATTACCTTTAGGTTCACTAGTAGTGAGAATTGTATCAGCAAATGGCTCGAGTAAATTACTGGAGGATAGTATGGTGACATTCCGTAGATTTTAATTGAGACTATAACTTTGTGAAACTAGAGTTCGTATCGATGTTGAGGGACTCCTTTTGCGCTTGGTCTATAATAGGTTTTCGCCATTTGCCATAATCTTAAGATGGGTGGATGCTGATACCagcttttatatttattttttgaagCTCCTCTTGATCCGAGCAGAGTTGGAGATACAACGTCTGCCCGGTGACACATCATCAGCTCTCCAGTCGCTGGATTTGATAAAATCGCGCATGAAAAAGATTTTCCAGGGCCGAATCGAAGGCGCCCACCACAAAAACATCTCGCTAGACGAGTCACAGCAGCAGCACCCGGGGCGTGGCGAGATTTTTACACCTAAGCATCCCGTTTTGGGCAGGAGTAAATTTAGTGAAGTGAAGTATAGAGGGGACTGGATGAAGAGACCCATCTCAGAGACTGAAGTGGCGTGGCTCGCCCGGATCCTGATCCGCGTGTCTGACTGGCTGAATGACGCCCTCCGACTTGGCTGTGACGATGGTGCTGATGATAGCTCAGCTAGGCCAACTTACATCAAGTTTGACCGCAGTGAGCTGGCGACGATAGGTGGGCCAAAGGATGCTGCGAGGATGGCTCTTGTGGCTGTTTGTTCACTGCTCGCCTTGGTGGGACAAGCTCTGCTCAAATTTATGAGGACGCATAGGGTGAAGATCAACCTGAGGGTTTTTGCTTCCAAGAAGTTGCTGGCGGGTCTTGTGTTGCTGTATGCGGTGGTGGCAGGGACGAGGAGTGCTTTCTCTTGAGCTTTTTTACCTGTGTTGCCCTGAGAATCGCTGAAGCTCCCAGGTTTCGATTCCGGAAGATGATGAGGCGGCATATGCTGTACAGGAACTCCATAGGACATGAGGGAACTTACACAGAGAGATGTGATGGGTGTCGCCTGTGTTTGCAGAGAGCAAGTTAGTTGATCCTGCCTTGCCGTAGAAGGGTGTGGTTGGCAATACGGCGGCACCTGTgcgaaaggaaagaaaaaaatgttGTTCATGTAAACGATGTAATACAGGGTTTTTATCTAGTCcgcaaaaaaggaaaagaaaaaactcGGTTCGTGTCTTTCTTGCCCATTGTTTGTCTCTTAATTTTGTCGATCTGCCACAGCTGAGACTGAGAAAGAGATGACCGCGTGATCAACTTCCAAGGATATCTGAATCTGGAACTGCTGCGAGAGGTCGACAAACCTGTGGAGACCGACGTGGTGAGAGTTATGCATTTCTGATCGGTAGCAACTCTGGACTTGCAGTGCCATTTTTGAGTAAAACTAAAAGTAAAGATGAAAAAATATCATGCTGTCTTTCAATTTAGAGACACTTTTTCAGGTCGTCCCAGTTCCTGGTCACTCACACATCATCGGTTGCACATAATCAACCAGTGGTTCAACAAGAGTAAGATAGACTGTGATATCCATTTGTATAAACTACATCTATTTGTATGAAATATATGCACCCAGTAGCCACTATGACAACAATCTGTTTTATGAAGCTTTATTTATATCACGACTATGAATGCATGCAATCTGTTTGTGTAAGCTAGAAACTATTTTGATGGATTTGAGGGGATGCTAAATTAGGGGAGAAAGAGGAACGAGGAGGGGGTAGAGAGTCGATATACTCGGGGTCACTGACAACAATTTGTACCGTGCCGACGTGGAACAAGAAAGATGGTGACGAGGCGAATCGATGGAAGGCTGTAGCTGGTCGCCGTCCTGACTGACTCGTAAGCGATGACGACGTGCTCGCATCTCACTCGACTACCATTACCACTCTCCTTCTCCCCTTGTGCCACCTCCACCTTCAAGCCTGCTGCTGCCGCTACCCGCCTCCACTGCCGCTGCTCCACCGCAGACACGCCGGAGATGGTGAAGGCCATCAGGGTCCACGAGCTCGGCGGCCccgaggcaagcgccgccgcttCCCCCCTCCCCTGTTTctcttcttcttattcttttcgGCGGGGGCGCACGCGCGGGGCGGGGGGTAATCGATTTCTGAGTGGATGGATGCGCAGGCGATGCggtgggaggaggtggaggtgggggaGCCCAAGGACGGCGAGATCCGGGTCAAGAACACCGCCATCGGCGTCAACTTCATCGACGTCTACTTCCGCAAGGGGGTCTACCCCGCGCCACTCCCATTCACACCAGGTACGGCCGGCCCCATTACTCTGCACCTCTCTTCCTCCAAGCAAACACAGGCTGATCAAAAGAGAATTTCGACTATACCTTGCTGATGTTAATTTGTTCATGGACGGAAGAACTGATCCCTGGTAGGTAACGCACGCCTGTAAAACTGAACAAACCCCGGCCTGGCCTAGTTACCACTCAAACCAACCCTTGCCACGCTTACCTAGTTCATACACGTCTGAAGCCATGCACCAATATCTTTGGAACTACTAACTGGGATCATCGCTTGTTTTGAATGCTCGGAAGCACTACTGAATGCACTCATCATAAGAACAACAAAATGCTTCAGTTCAGTTTATTCCTCAAAATTCGTGCATGACATATGCTTCACAACATTCAGAATATTGCTTATATCCTTTGGCTCGACCACTTCTGCCTATCACCTTTTATCAGATTCTTAGTATGATGTTTCCGTCCTACTATCCGGTCTTATGGTCTATGTTCCAACCATCTCCAGGTATGGAAGCTGTTGGCGTGGTGACCGCAGTAGGGCCTGGCCTCACCGGCAGGAAAGTCGGGGATGTTGTCGCGTACGCAGGCAAGCCTATGGGTTCTTATGCCGAAGAGCAGATTCTTCCAGCCAATGTGGCTGTTCCTGTTCCGTCTTCGATAGACCATAAGACGGCGGCTGCTATCATGCTCAAGGGGATGACTGTACATGTTTTGGTGCGCCGTGTGTTCAAGGTACTGTCAGGTCTTCTTCTTTGTTATCTGAGATTCATGGATCTTTCACTGGATGAGTAAATCTTGCCTGCTTAGCAATCCAAGGTCGGGTGGTCCACACTTACTCATGTCCTTTTACAGACAGCGCTCTTTGCATCCTCATTCTTTAGCTTGCAGTGCATTACATGTATATTTCATCTCTTACTTTTATGTGTGCATGGTATGTACATATATCTATGTTTCATCCTAAGAGAGTATCATAGTGTTTCAGTGTGCTTGCCGATAGTCTCCATTTGAACTTTTATCTGATatcttttcttttctcatactAAATTCCTAAAGTTAAGAATTGTGCGTAGGTCAATCAGGACGTATAAAACATGACACATGCTGTCTCCAGGGGCCTGATCATTATTGAGTATGTGTTATTTGTTGAAGGCCTAATAAACTATTTAAACTGCTGAAGTGCAAGGTATTAATGTATTATATACTAAAAACCACCCACTGTAAGATTGAACATGGGGCTTTTCCTCATTATTGATTATTGCATAGTGGAGTGCTGCATGCCCTGTTATTTTCTTGATGGAATGCCATGTTATTAGTCGGTGTGTTTATGCCCGAGATACGCTCAGGGCTTTAACAGTACTCCGTGATTTATTTGATTGCCATGACAGGGGAGCTTGATTAGACTGTGATTACCCTGCAGGTCGAAGCTGGTCATACTGTTCTGGTCCACGCTGCTGCTGGTGGAGTCGGTTCACTCCTTTGTCAGTGGGCGAATGCCCTTGGCGCCACTGTCATCGGAACCGTCTCAAATGAAGAGAAAGCTGCGCATGCGACCCAAGATGGGTGTCGCCATGTGATCATGTACACCAAGGAAGATGTCGCGACGAGAGTCAAGGAGATTACGGAGGGAAAAGGTGTCAATGTGGTCTATGATTCCGTCGGAAAGGACACGTACAAGGTAAGGCTGTTTTACACTCCTTAGTTTGTGTTGCCTCTTCCTCTTATTTATGTGTGAGTTTACAGATGCACAATATCATCCTGACATTTGTTTCTGTATGCAGGCCTCTCTGCAATCCCTGGCGCCCCACGGCTACTTGGTGTCATTCGGGCAGTCCTCGGGCTCGCCCGACCCTATCTCGATGGGGGATCTGGCTCCCAAGTCTCTGTTCCTAACGAGGCCTAGCATGCTGCACTACACAGGCACTCGCGACGAGCTGCTCCAGTCGGCTGGTGAGGTGTTTGCCAACGTGGCCAGTGGAGTGCTGCGCATCCGCGTGAACCACACCTACCCACTGCAGGAAGCGGCCCGTGCCCACGCCGACCTCGAGGCCCGGAAGACCTCCGGGTCCATATTGCTCATCCCGGACAACTAGACACACACCCTTTTCACTGTTCAGTGAGGTAGTGTCTGAATAAATAGGGGATGGGGATGATATGTTTGTCTGAATTTGTTATGTTTGCATTTGAACACTGAATCCTCCTCTGTGTGGCTCACCCGTTCATATTGAATTTAGAGGATGTGTGTATGGCAGCatgcctggccatgggcagcctggCCCGAAAACCTACCTGAAATTCCCGGGCCTGGGCCTAGAAAAGTTGACTACCCAGGCCCAGCCCGGCCTAGCAGTCGGGCCAACATTTCTCGGCCCGGGCCCGAGTTTTTCGGGCTGGGCTGCCTATGGCCAGTTATGTTTCAGGTGAGTAGCTGTGTGTGTGATCGTGTCATGTCATGTCTTCATTGGTTGTGAGATTGGAGGCCGCCACGTAGCATCACTTTTTTTCTTTTGCACCACAGGTTGACCTTTTTACCTGTCTCTGTCTCTTGTTCGGTAGAGATACGAAGAAATGAACAAACCTCTTTCAAATATTTTATGTGTTTGGTTATTATGAGCGTTCCTTTTTTTTATCATCTTGGAGTTGTTCACAAGTCGACTTTATGAACATTAACAATAATTCTCGTGTaaataaaaaaaaagcaaaaagaagAAACTAAGCAGCATACTTATGTGGTTAGCAACTTTTATCTAACTAGTTTGTTAGTTTTAAATTGGAGAAAGAGTTAGAAGAGTTGCTCACCATTTTTTAAATCTATGCTGTTTGCTTGTTTTAAATTATAGCATAAGAGAGTTGTTCACAAGTAGACTTCATGATCCTTTTATCAAGAATGTTTTTTAATCTTTCCTTTATTTGTTGTCTAAAATTAGTGAGAAGAAAATAGTTGTTCAAAAAGTCAGATATTATCATAAAATTATATACAAGTATAAAATAAAAAACGAAAGAAGAGACACAATTGTAAACGTCAGCCTTTCCGGTttataaaagagagaagaagagagtTGTTTCAAAAGGACCTGGCTTCTTCTGTTGCCCAAGAAACAGGGGAAGAAACAGAGGAGAGGTTGACGTCAATGGCGGCACCGCAGCGCGTGGTGGTGATGCGCCACGGGGACCGGCTGGACCACGCGGAGCCGATGTGGCCGGCCAACAAGCCGCGGCCCTGGGACCCGCCCCTCACCGACGCCGGCATCCTCAGGGCCTGGACCGTCGGCAAGCGCATCCGggcgcaggccgccgccgacgGCTACCAGCTCCACCGCGTCCTCGTATCCCCCTTCTTCCGCTGCCTCCAGACCGCCGCCCAGGCCGTCGCAGCCCTCTGCGCCGTGCCCGACgacgccgcgctcgccgccgccgtcgagtccAGCGCCAATGTGCCCCTCGACACATCCCGCGTCAAGGTCTAATTTCTTCCCTCACTCCCTCCACTGTCTTGTCTTGGATGGATGGATCCCCTTTCGTCATTCGTTCGTTCGTTCGTCCATGACCGCGTTGGTAGTTACTTGACTGGATCCTGAGTTCCTGATGATGACTGGGGCCAGAGTTGATACTAGTAGGTAGATCAGTCATTGCGTCAAATGCAACATCAAACGAGATTCTGATTCAGGCTTGAGAATAATTATCTCCAAGATCTATCAGCACCGTGTTAAACCTGAACTTGAGACTGCACGAAAGAAGTGGTTTCAGTCACACTGACTGACTGTTTCTTGAACCTCAACTAACGTTTTCAATTTTCTGGCACCTGAGCTCAAGTTGCTCCTTCTGTTAAAAAGAAGAGGAGGTTCAACTTGTTTGAACAGATATTGATGTTGCAATAGTGTAGCTCTCCAATTTGCGTTCTGAATTTCTGATATACACGCGACGCGAGCGAATCTTGTGCACGTTTTTTCCCGACTTTTCATGTCAGAAGGGTCGAGTTCATGGCAGATATATATCCGTTGACTCGGCTAGCGTCAAAGTATAGGGCTAGACTGCTTCTTCGTTTGGTGAGCGCTTTACTCTTGGTGCATGATATGATCGGGAGATATACACAGTTACCCGGATATCTCTATTTACATCTAATTGACGACCTGCTTGTTCTAATAATGTGGATGCATTCCATCAGCTGTTCTGAATTTGTAGTACTGTTAATGGTCATCAGAAGAGAGAACTGCTAGTATGTTCATAACGTTGTCTGGTGCAGATTTTGTGAAAGTAGTGTTGAGCTTCAACTTTCATGCTTTGCTCTCCCCGCATTCAATATATCTTCACAGTGGTAGTAAATCTGTTTGTGAATTTCAGGTGTCAATTGAGTATGGATTGTCTGAGATGATGAACGCCGAAGCAATGGGCGTTTTTGTTAGCCAGGTTGTGCCCAGCGTCGACACGTGGTTTCCTGACTTGGCAGAACTCGAAGCCGTCTTACCAACAGGAACCATCGACCATTCTACCAAGCCCCTCTACCCGGAGGTCTGCTTTTGTTTGTTATTTCCCCCCTTTGTGCAGGCATAGTTGACACAGCCAGTAATCCTTCTTTATCAAGTCAGCATTGACAGTCAGTTTTGTCACATAAATCTACCATGCCTTAAACTGTCAGATCTTTTCACTGCAGGTACCCAAGTGGGGAGAGTCTGTCAGGGCGGCAAGAACTAGATACGCCAGTGTAATCAAGGCCCTTGCTGACAAATATCCCGACGAGAACTTACTTTTAGTAACGCACGGTGAGTTTGAGTTCGAGAGCATCAAGCCGCAAGAGACACGTAACTTATCGTGGTTGTCCAGTTTGGATTCAGCATAAACAGTTGTGCTGATTTGTTATATCCAACTTACACTGAAGAGTTGAGGTGGCGAACGTGTCGTGTTTACCCAGTTCAGACAGTATAacaattttgcagatttttgtaTCCAATTTGAACTGAACAGCTGAAGCTGCTTGCAGGTGAGGCTGTTGGTTCATCGGTGGCGTGCTTCGGGACGGGTGTGGAGGTCTACGATGTGGAGTACTGCGCATACTCTCTTCTTAAAAGGCAAGCTGAGGGCGAgggtgagagtgagagtggtgaGAGCCTACTCAAGCTCTTGACGGATAGAAGTGGTCCAACAACAGGCATACACTACCTCCTCCCCTGATAAACTGTCAGATCTTTTCACAACATTGCAAAATTCAGAGCATTGGACAGGAGTGTTCAGATTTAGTTTGAAATTTCCATTTTTTCCGCAAGAATGTTTGGTGTTAAACTGTTAATACATGTAATTTCCGGTTCTGAATTTTGTACCAGCCCTGTGTAATAAGTAAATTGGTACAATAAGCAAGATAGAGTTCAATTTCCCTCCCTGTTTTGAACTGTGTTTGGAATTGGAATGTTGCGATCTAAGGTTGCAAGTTGCACTAAGTGGGTTGGAATTGGGGTCTCGTGATCTAAATAAGGTTGCAACTTGCATTCACCTCTGATGAACCAATCTGTAGTAGCTGATTCACCACGGACGTCCACTGATGGGTTTTGCAGTCCTCGTTGATTTGAGATCAGGGGTGACTTACTGACTAATGAAAATCAATACATTCCTCATAAATTTCTCACGCTCATCACATCTTTGCAGTTATAAAATCATTTCGCATCATACGGTCAAGCTCCGATGACTAAGCATAAACATT contains:
- the LOC124663820 gene encoding uncharacterized protein LOC124663820, yielding MASYVSERRRELFQKDLASSVAQETGEETEERLTSMAAPQRVVVMRHGDRLDHAEPMWPANKPRPWDPPLTDAGILRAWTVGKRIRAQAAADGYQLHRVLVSPFFRCLQTAAQAVAALCAVPDDAALAAAVESSANVPLDTSRVKVSIEYGLSEMMNAEAMGVFVSQVVPSVDTWFPDLAELEAVLPTGTIDHSTKPLYPEVPKWGESVRAARTRYASVIKALADKYPDENLLLVTHGEAVGSSVACFGTGVEVYDVEYCAYSLLKRQAEGEGESESGESLLKLLTDRSGPTTGIHYLLP
- the LOC124661454 gene encoding quinone oxidoreductase-like, with translation MTTCSHLTRLPLPLSFSPCATSTFKPAAAATRLHCRCSTADTPEMVKAIRVHELGGPEAMRWEEVEVGEPKDGEIRVKNTAIGVNFIDVYFRKGVYPAPLPFTPGMEAVGVVTAVGPGLTGRKVGDVVAYAGKPMGSYAEEQILPANVAVPVPSSIDHKTAAAIMLKGMTVHVLVRRVFKVEAGHTVLVHAAAGGVGSLLCQWANALGATVIGTVSNEEKAAHATQDGCRHVIMYTKEDVATRVKEITEGKGVNVVYDSVGKDTYKASLQSLAPHGYLVSFGQSSGSPDPISMGDLAPKSLFLTRPSMLHYTGTRDELLQSAGEVFANVASGVLRIRVNHTYPLQEAARAHADLEARKTSGSILLIPDN